Proteins co-encoded in one Ruegeria pomeroyi DSS-3 genomic window:
- a CDS encoding 23S rRNA (adenine(2030)-N(6))-methyltransferase RlmJ: MLSYQHIYHAGNLADVQKHALLALALDYLTRKDKPLSYLETHAGRGLYHLDAAEAVRTGEAGAGIGRAEGAAWFDPAHPMTRVLAAVRTDHGAMAYPGSPLVAAHLLRPGDMMHLAELHPQEHAALEQAMAGYPARVYRRDGVEMAQSLLPPEPRRGMMLIDPSYEVKSDYDRIPAVIAQLHRKWNVGVIALWYPILTDERHKVMLAALERLDLPRVLRHEVRFAPAREGHRMVGSGMFVINAPFGLADEAARLSGLFAQL, from the coding sequence ATGCTATCTTATCAGCACATTTATCATGCCGGGAACCTGGCCGATGTCCAGAAACATGCGCTGCTGGCGCTGGCGCTTGACTATCTGACGCGCAAGGACAAGCCGCTGAGCTATCTGGAAACGCATGCCGGGCGTGGACTTTATCACCTGGATGCGGCCGAGGCGGTGCGCACGGGCGAGGCGGGGGCCGGGATCGGCCGGGCCGAAGGGGCGGCATGGTTCGATCCGGCCCATCCGATGACGCGGGTGCTGGCAGCTGTGCGGACGGATCACGGCGCTATGGCCTATCCCGGCTCGCCGCTGGTGGCGGCGCATCTGCTTCGGCCCGGTGATATGATGCACCTGGCCGAGCTGCATCCGCAGGAACACGCAGCGTTGGAACAGGCGATGGCGGGATATCCGGCACGGGTCTACCGGCGGGACGGGGTCGAGATGGCGCAATCGCTGCTGCCACCCGAGCCTCGGCGGGGCATGATGCTGATCGATCCCAGCTATGAGGTGAAATCCGACTATGACCGGATACCGGCGGTGATCGCGCAGCTGCATCGCAAGTGGAATGTGGGCGTGATCGCGCTCTGGTACCCGATCCTGACCGATGAACGGCACAAGGTGATGCTGGCGGCGCTGGAGCGGCTGGACCTGCCCAGGGTTCTGCGGCACGAGGTCCGCTTTGCGCCCGCCCGCGAGGGGCACCGGATGGTCGGGTCGGGCATGTTCGTGATCAATGCGCCCTTCGGACTTGCCGACGAGGCGGCACGCCTTTCGGGCCTGTTCGCCCAGCTCTGA
- a CDS encoding 2-isopropylmalate synthase, with product MTHVTDQDRVLIFDTTLRDGEQSPGATMTHTEKLEIAEMLDEMGVDIIEAGFPIASEGDFKAVSEIAKRAQNSRICGLARANFADIDRCWEAVKHAEKNRIHTFIGTSPLHRAIPNLTQDEMAEKIHETVSHARNLCDNVQWSPMDATRTEWDYLCRVIEIAIKAGATTINIPDTVGYTAPAESADLIRRLIETVPGADDVIFATHCHNDLGMATANSLAAVAGGARQIECTINGLGERAGNTALEEVVMAMKTRHDIMPWRTGIDTTKIMAISRRVATVSGFNVQFNKAIVGKNAFAHESGIHQDGMLKNRENFEIMRPEDIGLSGTSLPLGKHSGRAALRDKLEHLGYEVGDNQLKDIFVRFKELADRKKEVFDDDVIALMRSGENAEQDHLQLVSMKVICGTGGPAEATVEMEIDGKDVSATAHGDGPVDASFKAIRALHPNEAHLQLYQVHAVTEGTDAQATVSVRLEEDGMIATGESANTDTVVASAKAYINALNRLIVRREKAGPGADAREISYKDLT from the coding sequence ATGACCCATGTGACCGACCAAGACCGCGTCTTGATCTTTGACACCACCTTGCGCGACGGTGAGCAGAGCCCCGGCGCCACCATGACCCATACCGAAAAGCTCGAGATTGCCGAGATGCTCGACGAGATGGGCGTGGACATCATAGAGGCCGGCTTCCCCATCGCCTCCGAAGGGGATTTCAAGGCGGTAAGCGAGATCGCCAAACGCGCGCAGAACAGCCGCATCTGCGGGCTGGCACGCGCCAATTTCGCCGATATCGACCGCTGCTGGGAGGCGGTGAAACACGCCGAAAAGAACCGCATTCACACCTTCATCGGTACCTCGCCGCTGCACCGCGCCATTCCGAACCTGACCCAGGACGAGATGGCCGAGAAGATCCACGAAACCGTCAGCCACGCCCGCAACCTGTGCGACAACGTGCAATGGTCGCCGATGGATGCAACCCGGACCGAGTGGGATTACCTCTGCCGGGTGATCGAGATCGCGATCAAGGCCGGCGCCACCACCATCAACATCCCCGATACCGTGGGCTATACAGCCCCCGCCGAAAGCGCCGATCTGATCCGGCGGCTGATCGAAACGGTGCCGGGTGCCGACGATGTGATCTTTGCCACCCATTGCCACAACGACCTGGGCATGGCGACGGCCAACAGCCTCGCCGCCGTCGCCGGTGGCGCGCGTCAGATCGAATGCACCATCAACGGTCTGGGCGAACGCGCCGGCAACACCGCGCTGGAAGAGGTGGTGATGGCGATGAAGACCCGCCACGACATCATGCCCTGGCGCACCGGGATCGACACCACCAAGATCATGGCGATCTCGCGCCGGGTGGCGACCGTGTCCGGGTTCAACGTGCAGTTCAACAAGGCCATCGTGGGCAAGAACGCATTCGCCCATGAAAGCGGCATCCACCAGGACGGGATGCTGAAGAATCGCGAGAATTTCGAGATCATGCGGCCCGAGGATATCGGCCTTTCCGGCACCTCGCTGCCGCTGGGCAAGCATTCGGGCCGGGCGGCGCTGCGCGACAAGCTCGAACACCTTGGCTACGAGGTGGGCGACAACCAGCTCAAGGACATCTTCGTTCGGTTCAAGGAACTGGCCGACCGCAAGAAAGAGGTGTTCGACGACGATGTGATCGCGCTGATGCGCTCGGGCGAGAATGCCGAGCAGGACCATTTGCAACTGGTGTCGATGAAAGTGATCTGCGGCACCGGTGGCCCGGCCGAGGCGACGGTCGAGATGGAAATCGACGGCAAGGATGTCAGCGCCACCGCGCATGGCGACGGGCCGGTGGATGCCAGTTTCAAGGCGATCCGCGCGTTGCATCCCAACGAGGCGCATCTGCAGCTTTATCAGGTGCACGCGGTGACCGAAGGCACCGACGCCCAGGCGACTGTCAGCGTGCGGCTGGAAGAGGATGGCATGATCGCCACCGGCGAGTCGGCCAATACCGACACGGTGGTGGCAAGCGCCAAGGCCTATATCAACGCGCTCAACCGTCTGATCGTGCGGCGCGAGAAGGCCGGTCCCGGCGCCGATGCCCGCGAGATCAGCTACAAGGACCTGACCTGA
- a CDS encoding helix-turn-helix domain-containing protein, producing the protein MSETAPRQTTPIIGTRMRELRKARGLTLKQLAAATGLSIGYLSQLERQAADPSVRALNVISTALGVGINWFFPDPDTVSDPEADLVVRADRRRTLRFSSGVRDELISPNLSGQLELIVTTFDPGAGSGAELYAHRGEEAGFIVEGQLEVTVGARLVTLGVGDTVQFASTIPHRYHNPGPGRTVMIWAVTPPYY; encoded by the coding sequence ATGAGCGAGACAGCGCCGCGGCAAACAACTCCGATCATCGGCACCCGCATGCGCGAATTGCGCAAAGCGCGCGGGCTGACCCTGAAGCAACTGGCGGCGGCAACCGGTCTCTCGATCGGATATCTCAGCCAGCTGGAGCGGCAGGCTGCTGATCCGTCGGTGCGCGCACTGAATGTGATCAGCACGGCGCTTGGGGTGGGGATCAACTGGTTCTTTCCCGATCCCGACACCGTCAGCGACCCCGAGGCCGATCTGGTCGTGCGCGCGGATCGCCGCCGCACCCTGCGCTTCTCCTCGGGGGTCCGGGACGAGTTGATCAGCCCGAACCTGTCGGGGCAACTGGAACTGATCGTGACCACATTCGACCCGGGCGCTGGTTCGGGGGCCGAGCTTTATGCGCACCGGGGCGAAGAGGCGGGTTTCATCGTCGAAGGCCAGCTCGAGGTGACCGTGGGCGCGCGCCTCGTCACGCTCGGGGTTGGCGATACCGTACAGTTCGCCTCGACCATCCCGCACCGGTATCACAACCCGGGGCCGGGCCGCACGGTGATGATCTGGGCGGTCACACCGCCTTACTATTGA
- a CDS encoding MFS transporter — protein MRNSSFLRAYGFWHWGEGLQTVLFTWYMAFHVGLPASQIGFYQALVLSPFLLFTIAGGILTDRIGARRSFRAATVLFGLLLIGYGVLDHVFGFVPVLFFAYCLAAGVVSAVSNPAIDTFIPDATPRRAQENALLAANAHNMAKLAGNLTGLTLPLLHAVGGFGVNGLLMLASAASLRPVQPATRQGAPEPELSERPSLRRLWAHFRECPENFDILLSSAMLGLLVVPVGYILLPLALRANFPGYGDLLAVMTVSSWLGAIAATWAIGRLSRRIGHPGRIALLVWGGYACALVTLPLVPGFAWLCVLVAVLGMVKLGKAMVYGKYIRNCPDTLRGSVIAVEQTAFWGLATLGTFLLGWLVDLIGLVPTIHLVALSVGLAALALALRGRLSGLTPAL, from the coding sequence ATGCGCAATTCTTCCTTTCTTCGCGCCTATGGGTTCTGGCATTGGGGCGAGGGGCTGCAAACGGTGTTGTTCACCTGGTACATGGCCTTTCACGTTGGCCTGCCCGCCAGCCAGATCGGGTTCTATCAGGCCCTGGTTCTGTCACCCTTTCTGCTGTTCACCATCGCCGGGGGTATCCTGACCGACCGTATCGGCGCGCGGCGCAGTTTCCGCGCGGCGACCGTGTTGTTCGGTCTGTTGCTGATCGGGTATGGGGTGCTGGATCACGTCTTTGGCTTCGTGCCGGTTCTGTTCTTTGCCTATTGTCTGGCGGCGGGGGTGGTTAGCGCGGTGTCGAACCCGGCCATCGACACGTTCATCCCCGATGCGACCCCGCGCCGGGCGCAGGAGAACGCCTTGCTGGCCGCCAATGCCCACAACATGGCCAAGCTGGCGGGGAACCTGACCGGGTTGACCTTGCCCTTGCTGCACGCGGTGGGCGGGTTCGGGGTTAATGGTCTGTTGATGCTGGCAAGCGCGGCCAGTCTGCGCCCGGTTCAGCCCGCAACCCGGCAGGGGGCACCGGAACCGGAGCTGTCCGAGAGGCCCTCGCTTCGCCGCCTGTGGGCGCATTTTCGAGAGTGCCCCGAGAATTTCGACATCCTGCTGTCGAGCGCCATGCTGGGGCTGTTGGTGGTCCCGGTCGGGTATATCCTGCTGCCGCTGGCGCTGCGTGCCAATTTTCCGGGATATGGCGACCTGCTGGCGGTCATGACGGTGTCCAGCTGGCTGGGTGCGATTGCGGCGACCTGGGCGATTGGCCGACTCTCCCGGCGGATCGGCCACCCGGGGCGGATCGCGCTGTTGGTCTGGGGCGGATATGCTTGTGCGTTGGTCACGCTGCCCCTGGTACCGGGGTTTGCCTGGCTGTGCGTGCTGGTCGCGGTGCTGGGCATGGTCAAGCTGGGCAAGGCGATGGTCTATGGAAAATACATCCGCAATTGCCCCGACACCCTGCGCGGATCGGTCATTGCCGTCGAGCAGACGGCATTCTGGGGGCTGGCGACGCTGGGCACGTTCCTGCTGGGGTGGCTGGTCGATCTGATCGGGCTGGTGCCGACAATCCACCTTGTCGCGCTGAGTGTCGGCCTGGCTGCGTTGGCCTTGGCCCTGCGGGGGCGCTTGTCCGGTCTGACGCCTGCCCTTTGA
- a CDS encoding MORN repeat-containing protein — MTRNRRRIAFAAILAMATTAHAQQGQVLTTQDEIGGVYEGTFRGGLQHGTGTYRLPNGYEYSGEWVDGEIRGRGVARFPNGSVYEGSFAQGKPEGMGKITFSDGGTYEGEWSNGVINGQGVAVYANGVRYEGGFRDARHHGKGVMQSPGGYVYEGDWADGQKEGLGKITYPDGAVYEGGIVAGQRHGEGTLTLPDGLVYVGFWADGQINGKGTLTQANGDVYEGDLIAGRREGKGKVTYANGDVYQGDFTDDRREGQGIFTGTDGYSYAGSWVAGQIEGQGRVTYPDGSVYEGNFRADLADGQGKITYPDGSSYEGEWVAGVIEGTGTAIYANGIVYKGTFKNAKNHGQGVMTYADGYRYEGEWQDGVRHGQGKATYPDGSVYTGQYVNGQREGDGEIVMADGFRYKGQWQSGKISGIGVATYANGDIYEGHFRNGKRQGEGTMKYASGQEEKGNWDNGALTKGAAASDG; from the coding sequence ATGACCAGAAACCGCAGACGCATCGCATTTGCCGCCATCCTGGCCATGGCCACGACGGCCCATGCCCAGCAGGGCCAGGTCCTGACCACGCAGGACGAGATCGGCGGCGTCTACGAGGGCACGTTCCGGGGCGGTCTGCAACATGGCACCGGCACCTATCGGCTGCCCAATGGCTATGAATACAGCGGTGAATGGGTCGATGGCGAGATCCGCGGCCGTGGCGTCGCGCGCTTTCCCAACGGGTCGGTCTACGAGGGCAGCTTTGCCCAGGGCAAGCCCGAGGGCATGGGCAAGATCACCTTTTCCGATGGCGGCACCTACGAAGGTGAATGGTCAAACGGGGTGATCAACGGCCAGGGGGTCGCGGTCTATGCCAATGGCGTGCGCTACGAGGGCGGGTTCCGCGATGCCCGCCATCACGGCAAGGGCGTGATGCAAAGCCCGGGCGGCTATGTCTATGAGGGCGACTGGGCCGATGGCCAGAAAGAGGGGCTGGGCAAGATCACCTATCCCGACGGCGCGGTCTACGAAGGTGGCATCGTCGCGGGCCAGCGTCATGGCGAGGGCACGCTGACCCTGCCCGACGGGCTGGTCTATGTCGGTTTCTGGGCCGATGGCCAGATCAACGGCAAGGGCACGCTGACCCAGGCCAATGGCGATGTCTACGAAGGCGACCTGATCGCCGGCCGGCGCGAGGGCAAGGGCAAGGTCACCTATGCCAATGGCGACGTCTATCAGGGTGATTTCACCGATGACCGGCGCGAGGGTCAGGGCATCTTCACCGGCACCGACGGCTACAGCTATGCCGGGTCCTGGGTTGCGGGCCAGATCGAGGGTCAGGGCCGCGTCACCTATCCCGACGGCTCTGTCTACGAGGGCAACTTCCGCGCCGATCTGGCCGATGGCCAGGGCAAGATCACCTATCCCGACGGCTCAAGCTATGAGGGCGAATGGGTCGCCGGCGTGATCGAGGGCACGGGGACCGCGATCTATGCCAATGGCATCGTCTACAAGGGCACCTTCAAGAATGCCAAGAACCACGGGCAGGGCGTCATGACCTATGCCGACGGCTATCGCTACGAGGGCGAATGGCAGGACGGGGTCCGCCACGGTCAGGGCAAGGCCACCTATCCCGACGGCTCGGTCTATACCGGTCAATATGTCAACGGCCAGCGCGAGGGCGACGGCGAGATCGTGATGGCCGACGGGTTCCGCTACAAGGGCCAGTGGCAGTCAGGCAAGATCAGCGGCATCGGAGTCGCCACCTATGCCAATGGCGATATCTACGAGGGCCATTTCCGCAATGGCAAACGTCAGGGCGAGGGCACCATGAAATACGCCAGTGGCCAGGAAGAAAAGGGCAACTGGGACAATGGCGCGCTGACCAAGGGCGCGGCAGCCTCGGACGGCTAG